ATGTGCCGGGCGGCGTGGTGGGCTTCATGCACAGCGGAGAGGCGACGAGGGCCACGGAAGCGCCCGATCTGCAACTGCTGCTGACTGCCGCGCCGCTGGGGGCGTGGCCATACTTCAAGCCGTTCAGACAACCGTTCAGCGACGGATTCGCGTGTCGCACCGTTTTGCTGCACCCGGAAAGTCGCGGCGAAGTCCGTCTCACTTCCAGCGATCCGTCGGCGAAGGCGCGCATCCACCAGAACTTCCTGTCGACGCCGTACGACTGGGCGGCGCTTCGCGCGTCGGTGCGGATCGTGCGCGAACTGGCGGCTCAACCGAGTCTGGCGCCGTACATCGGGGCCGAGCTTGCGCCGGGACCCGCGAGTTCGTCCGATGCGGAAATCGACGCCTTCATCCGCAAGACGGCCATCACTGTGCATCATCCGGCGGGGACGTGCCGGATGGGGGCGGACGACGATCCGATGGCGGTGGTCGACAGCGAGCTGCGCGTGAAGGGCGTGCGCGGGCTGCGCGTGGTCGACGCCTCCGTGATGCCGGATTTGACCTCGGGCAACATCAACGCGCCGGTGATCATGATTGCCGAGCGGGCCGCCGACATGATCCGCGGACGCGTTCCGGCGCGTGTCCAGACACCGACGCGTGTCGCAGCCGAAGCGGTGCCGGCATGAAGCTGGCGCTCGCGGGGGGGCATCGGCATCGCGTGGTCGTCACGCAGCCGCTGGACGATGCCGCGATCGAGCGACTCGACCGGTTTTTCGACGTCGCGCTGTGCACTCACACGGGCGTGATGACGCGCGACGCACTGAGCGAGCAACTGCGTTCGGCGGCGGCTGCGTTGGTGGGGGCGTGCGATGTCATCGACGCGCGGATGCTCGACGATCTCGACGCACTTCAGGCCGTGTGCTGCCTGAGCGCGAGCGAGCCGCACATGGATATCGCGGCGATGACCCGCGCAGGCGTGCGGGCGATGTCGTCGCCGGACGCGGGACGTGCCGTCGAGAACCTTGTCGCCGCCTTCGGCTTCGGCCGCCTGGGCGGCCGCCCCCCGGATCTGCTCAATCCGGAACTGCTCTGCGATTGTTGCAGCTTCTAGGGGGAGAGCGGCGCATGGCCGTGGGCCTGACTGTGCCGGGTTACTGCGCCGTCCAGCCGCCGTCGGCGGCCCAGGTGGCGCCTCGAACCTCGGACGCCAGCGGCGAGCAGAGCATCAATGCCACGTTCCCGAGCGCCTCGGGCGTGACGAACTGGCCGGAGGGCTGCTTTTCTCCCAGCAGGCGGGCGCGTGCGTCGTCCACAGACAGTTTTTCGCGCTGGGCCAGATCGTCGATTTGCTTCTGCACCAGCGGCGTCAGCACAAAGCCCGGGCAAATGGCGTTGCACGTCACGCCGGTTTTCGCGGTTTCCAGCGCCGTGACTTTCGTGAGGCCCACCAGTCCATGTTTGGCCGCCACATAGGCCGACTTGCCCGTGGAGCCGACCAGCCCGTGCACCGACGCGATGTTGATGATCCGTCCCCAGTTGCGCTCGCGCATGCCGGGAAGCGCGTGGCGCGTCGTATGGAAGGCCGAGCTCAGGTTGATGGCGATGATGTCGTCCCATTTCTCCAGAGGGAAGGTTTCGATGGGGGACACGTGCTGAATGCCGGCATTGTTGACGAGAATGTCCACGCCGCCGAAACGGGCCTGCGCCGCCGCAAACATGGTTTCGATTTCCTGATCGCTGCGCATATCCGCCGGATGGTGGATGACCTCTGCCCCAATCGATTCGACCGCGGCGATCGCGGCGTCCACGTCGCCGAAGCCATTGAGCACGAGGTTTGCGCCGGCGTGTGCCAGCACCTGCGCGATGCCCAGCCCGATGCCGCTGGTCGAGCCGGTGACCAGCGCGGTCTTTCCGTTCAGGGTCGTCATGAAATCCGCCGTCGAAGAAGTGGAGGTTGAACGCGTGCCGGTCATGCTCACACCAGCCCCGTTGCGTAGTAGAGCGCGATCACGAAGAACACGGCCATGGTCTTGATGATCGTGACGGCGAAGATGTCCCGATACGATTCGCGGTGCGTGAGGCCGGTGACGGCGAGCAGCGTGATGACGGCCCCGTTGTGCGGTAACGTGTCCATGCCGCCGCTGGCCATCGCGACAACGCGATGCAGCACGTCGAGCGGAATGTGCATCTCCTGCGCGGCCCTGATGAACGTGTCGGACATGGCGGCAAGCGCGATGCTCATGCCACCGGACGCAGACCCCGTAATGCCGGCGAGCGTCGAAACCGAGACGGCTGCGTTGACGAGCGGATTGGGAATGCCCTTCAGGGCGTCGGCGACGACCAGGAAGCCCGGCAGCGCTGCGATCACACCGCCAAACCCATACTCGGACGCCGTATTGAGTGTCGCGAGCAGCGCGCCCGAGACGGCGACCTTCGTGCCGTTCGCGAAACGATCGCGCACTTTGCCGAACGCCGTCACCAGCACGAGCAGGATGCCGGTCAGCAAGGCGCCCTCCACGGCCCAGATTGCGACGACGCTATTGATGGAGACCGACATCGGCGCGTGGAGGCCCGGGAGAAGGTCGGGCGTCACGTCGAAGCGGGCGCCATACCAGTGCGGGATGGCTTTCGTGAGCGCGTAGTTGACCACGCCGACCAGGATCAGGGGTGTAATGGCCAGGACGGGATTGGGAAGATTGTCGGAATTCACG
The Pandoraea pulmonicola DNA segment above includes these coding regions:
- a CDS encoding GntP family permease, producing the protein MSFLIVLAALAFLMFVAYRGYSVILFAPIAALGAVLLTSPEAVAPVFSGIFMEKLVGFVKLYLPVFLLGAVFGKVIELSGFSESIVAAAIKYIGRTRANAVIVAVCALLTYGGVSLFVVVFAVYPFAAELYRQSNIPKRLMPGAIALGAFSFTMDSLPGTPQIQNIIPTTFFKTTAWAAPVLGIAGALFIVVVGLAYLEWRRRVAAANGEGYGNSLLNEPERVNSDNLPNPVLAITPLILVGVVNYALTKAIPHWYGARFDVTPDLLPGLHAPMSVSINSVVAIWAVEGALLTGILLVLVTAFGKVRDRFANGTKVAVSGALLATLNTASEYGFGGVIAALPGFLVVADALKGIPNPLVNAAVSVSTLAGITGSASGGMSIALAAMSDTFIRAAQEMHIPLDVLHRVVAMASGGMDTLPHNGAVITLLAVTGLTHRESYRDIFAVTIIKTMAVFFVIALYYATGLV
- a CDS encoding 3-hydroxybutyrate dehydrogenase gives rise to the protein MTTLNGKTALVTGSTSGIGLGIAQVLAHAGANLVLNGFGDVDAAIAAVESIGAEVIHHPADMRSDQEIETMFAAAQARFGGVDILVNNAGIQHVSPIETFPLEKWDDIIAINLSSAFHTTRHALPGMRERNWGRIINIASVHGLVGSTGKSAYVAAKHGLVGLTKVTALETAKTGVTCNAICPGFVLTPLVQKQIDDLAQREKLSVDDARARLLGEKQPSGQFVTPEALGNVALMLCSPLASEVRGATWAADGGWTAQ